One Rhodobacteraceae bacterium M385 genomic region harbors:
- a CDS encoding DUF2793 domain-containing protein, with protein sequence MTDTPELALPLLAPAQAQKHVTVNEALMRLDGLAQLRLQSISETTPPAASDGLTYAVPSGAVNAWAGQEGAVAIASGGGWIFVPAQRGWRAVVLDAGSLAIFDGATWRVGAQTLTPGGASVGLTSAEFDVPLTASASVTTPVVFPARSIAYGITGRVISAITGAATTWDIGVSGDLQRYGSGLGTALNSWVSGPGAPQVYWSPTALEITAQGGNFAGGTIRLIAHYAELSLPDPV encoded by the coding sequence ATGACTGACACTCCAGAACTGGCGCTGCCGTTATTGGCACCGGCTCAAGCGCAAAAGCATGTCACTGTGAACGAGGCGCTGATGCGCTTGGATGGACTGGCGCAGTTGCGCTTGCAATCGATCTCGGAAACCACGCCCCCGGCGGCGTCTGACGGGCTTACCTACGCCGTGCCGTCGGGCGCGGTGAATGCCTGGGCCGGGCAGGAGGGGGCGGTGGCCATCGCGTCTGGCGGCGGCTGGATTTTCGTGCCGGCGCAACGGGGCTGGCGCGCGGTGGTGCTGGACGCGGGATCGCTGGCGATTTTTGACGGGGCCACGTGGCGCGTGGGCGCGCAGACGTTGACGCCGGGCGGCGCCTCGGTCGGGTTGACGAGCGCAGAGTTCGACGTGCCTCTAACCGCCAGCGCAAGCGTCACAACGCCCGTTGTTTTCCCTGCTAGGTCAATTGCTTACGGCATCACGGGGCGGGTCATTTCGGCCATCACGGGGGCCGCGACAACATGGGATATCGGGGTCTCGGGCGATTTGCAGCGCTATGGATCGGGCCTTGGCACGGCCCTGAATTCTTGGGTCAGCGGCCCCGGCGCGCCACAGGTCTATTGGTCCCCCACGGCGCTGGAAATTACCGCCCAGGGGGGCAATTTCGCGGGCGGAACGATCCGATTAATCGCCCACTACGCGGAATTGTCGCTGCCCGATCCTGTGTAA